From a region of the Brevibacterium siliguriense genome:
- a CDS encoding Dyp-type peroxidase, with translation MVTTEPGRTGFSRRGLLTSAAAAGGAGIVGATSGYAFGRGTGSQGTNAGDGGPPRRDLDGANGPQAEPFFGIHQSGVETPTQSYAHFIAFTLKPGIKAAEAVRWLRLLTADAAALTQGQAPLADSESELAVDPARLTVTFGFGPELVVLAGKEHVPDWLKPLEAFSVDRLDQDRCKGDLLLQICGDDPLTLAHARRMLFKDSRSFAEVAWQRDGFRRAYGSSGEGATQRNLFGQLDGTANPGPGSEDFARIVWGQGTDTADPVFSARGEPPADLGAHLPTWMHGGTTLVLRDIAMNLDTWDKADRPAREFSVGRTMDTGAPLSGKAEFDVPDFTAVDERGLTKISPVAHIARAREGLRPEVQIHRRTFNYETGAGGDSGLLFASFQADIERQFLPIQRRLAEVDLLNEWTTPIGSTVWAIPPGATEDGYVGQELFEG, from the coding sequence ATGGTGACCACTGAGCCCGGTCGCACCGGCTTCAGCCGCCGAGGTCTCCTGACCTCGGCGGCCGCGGCCGGCGGTGCAGGAATCGTCGGGGCCACGAGCGGGTATGCGTTCGGCCGCGGCACCGGATCTCAGGGCACGAACGCCGGTGACGGCGGGCCGCCTCGGCGAGATCTGGACGGGGCGAACGGGCCCCAGGCCGAACCGTTCTTCGGCATTCATCAATCCGGGGTCGAGACTCCGACGCAGTCGTACGCGCACTTCATCGCGTTCACGCTCAAGCCCGGGATCAAGGCCGCCGAGGCGGTGCGCTGGCTGCGTCTGCTCACCGCGGATGCAGCTGCGCTGACGCAGGGGCAGGCGCCGTTGGCCGATTCCGAATCCGAGCTCGCTGTCGATCCCGCCCGATTGACGGTGACCTTCGGGTTCGGTCCCGAGCTCGTTGTGCTGGCAGGAAAGGAGCACGTTCCGGACTGGCTGAAACCTTTGGAGGCATTCTCGGTCGATCGCCTCGATCAGGACCGGTGCAAGGGCGACCTGCTCCTGCAGATCTGCGGCGACGATCCGCTGACCCTGGCACATGCTCGGCGCATGCTGTTCAAGGACTCGCGATCGTTCGCCGAGGTCGCCTGGCAGCGGGACGGATTCCGACGTGCATACGGCAGCTCGGGGGAGGGGGCGACCCAGCGGAATCTCTTCGGCCAGCTCGACGGTACGGCGAATCCGGGCCCCGGATCCGAGGACTTCGCACGGATCGTCTGGGGGCAGGGTACCGACACCGCCGATCCGGTGTTCTCCGCACGAGGGGAGCCGCCTGCCGACCTCGGTGCGCATCTGCCGACGTGGATGCATGGGGGAACGACGCTGGTTCTGCGCGATATCGCCATGAACCTCGATACCTGGGACAAGGCCGACCGTCCGGCCCGGGAGTTCTCGGTCGGGCGGACCATGGACACCGGGGCGCCGCTGTCAGGCAAGGCCGAGTTCGACGTTCCGGACTTCACCGCTGTCGACGAGCGCGGACTGACGAAGATCTCGCCGGTCGCGCATATCGCTCGGGCCCGCGAGGGACTGAGGCCTGAGGTGCAGATCCATCGGCGCACGTTCAACTACGAGACCGGAGCGGGTGGGGATTCGGGACTGCTGTTCGCGTCCTTCCAGGCCGATATCGAACGGCAGTTCCTGCCGATCCAGCGCCGCCTCGCCGAGGTTGATCTGCTCAACGAATGGACGACCCCGATCGGGTCGACCGTGTGGGCGATCCCGCCCGGAGCGACCGAGGACGGATACGTCGGACAGGAGCTGTTCGAAGGGTGA
- a CDS encoding methylated-DNA--[protein]-cysteine S-methyltransferase, whose translation MATISAAVDTFVGPLAVSSDGRSIVRLEWGTSAETADDSVLIPAEAAATEDPILAEAVAQLRAYFDGRLGDFDLPVDFGKVSDIARTVLTTLAEVVPAGTTVTYGQIAEASGTGIPARAVGGIMGLNPVPIIVPCHRVVSGSGLGGYSGGLPGHELETKRRLLELEDALPQPLF comes from the coding sequence ATGGCGACCATTTCGGCAGCCGTCGACACCTTCGTCGGCCCCCTCGCCGTGTCCAGCGATGGCCGGTCGATCGTGCGACTCGAATGGGGCACCTCCGCCGAAACGGCCGATGACTCTGTCTTGATCCCCGCCGAGGCGGCCGCCACCGAGGATCCGATCCTCGCCGAGGCGGTCGCTCAGTTGCGTGCCTACTTCGACGGCCGCCTCGGCGATTTCGATCTGCCCGTGGATTTCGGCAAGGTATCGGACATCGCCAGGACCGTGCTGACGACCCTGGCCGAAGTGGTCCCGGCCGGGACCACGGTCACCTATGGCCAGATCGCGGAAGCCAGCGGCACCGGGATTCCCGCGCGTGCCGTCGGCGGGATCATGGGACTCAATCCGGTCCCGATCATCGTCCCCTGCCACCGCGTTGTCTCAGGTAGTGGACTCGGCGGGTACTCGGGCGGACTGCCCGGGCACGAGCTCGAAACCAAGAGGCGTCTGCTCGAACTCGAAGACGCCCTGCCGCAGCCGCTGTTCTGA
- a CDS encoding S9 family peptidase, whose protein sequence is MTTHDAVTRLLDARRLQGLLTNQSGRVIAQYSFLNSEGNSSLSHLADISGETARRITRGDQSIGPAALSENGTIVFASKRKGEDGKDAESPSLWALPDNGEARKLADHEGGFSRIEVKGETIIVEFPVHTWAADENDHQEFSSERSDAKVSGILHTGFPIRRWDHDLGPGRQTLAVAFLDEAATDFPEVGDELSAPAGLSFRYLSLPSGRLVDWAVDDEARFVLVQLEKPIPGQLEASEIWRVDLDGEPELHRLTKPATDHSFDIEAISLDGAKALITRVQSWTPQANLSAELMVLDLETAELNPVWPDADFWFSPIWVDDSTIVATADDHGRGSIFIGGLDDAQPRRLVGGVDQKYSFSGLALREDTVVATASAIDVAPLPISVDLGTGVISELANPATVLDEEGTLTEVEVRAEDGTPIRAWLVLPEGEGPHPLVVFAHGGPWGSWNAWTYRWNPGPFAAAGYAVLLPDPAISTGYGQAMIDRGQQQLGGTPFTDIMTLTEAAGKRTDIDSERIALAGGSYGGYMANWVAGHTGSAFKCIVTHASLWNTTSMGRTTDNSSWDQAMREQSAQYSPHLFAEDIEVPMLVIHGDKDYRVPIGQGQELWLDLLTQAKTPLDADGDTQHRFLYFPDEGHWILGRGNAEVWYRTVLAFLDTHVLGIDANRVRTLG, encoded by the coding sequence ATGACGACCCACGACGCAGTGACCCGACTCCTCGACGCCCGCCGCCTGCAAGGCCTCTTGACGAATCAGAGCGGCCGCGTCATCGCCCAGTACTCGTTCCTCAACTCCGAGGGCAATTCTTCCCTCAGCCACCTCGCCGATATCAGTGGGGAGACTGCCCGGCGCATCACCCGCGGCGACCAGTCCATCGGGCCGGCCGCGTTGAGCGAGAACGGGACGATCGTCTTCGCCTCCAAGCGCAAGGGCGAGGACGGCAAGGATGCCGAGTCCCCGAGCCTCTGGGCTCTGCCGGACAACGGAGAGGCCCGCAAGCTCGCCGATCACGAGGGCGGATTCTCTCGCATCGAGGTCAAGGGCGAGACCATCATCGTCGAATTCCCCGTCCACACATGGGCCGCCGATGAGAACGACCATCAGGAGTTCAGCTCCGAACGCAGCGACGCGAAGGTCAGCGGAATCCTCCACACCGGGTTCCCGATCCGCCGGTGGGATCATGATCTGGGGCCGGGCCGGCAGACTCTGGCAGTGGCCTTTCTCGATGAGGCGGCCACCGACTTTCCCGAGGTCGGTGACGAGCTGAGTGCTCCAGCGGGCCTGAGCTTCCGCTACCTGTCTCTGCCGTCCGGACGATTGGTCGATTGGGCCGTCGATGATGAGGCTCGCTTCGTCCTCGTCCAACTCGAGAAGCCGATCCCCGGCCAACTCGAAGCCAGTGAGATCTGGCGCGTCGATCTCGATGGAGAGCCCGAGCTGCACCGGCTGACGAAACCGGCAACCGATCACAGCTTCGATATCGAGGCCATCAGCCTGGACGGGGCGAAAGCGCTGATCACCCGCGTACAGTCCTGGACGCCGCAGGCCAACCTATCGGCGGAACTCATGGTCCTCGACCTCGAAACCGCGGAACTGAATCCCGTGTGGCCCGATGCGGACTTCTGGTTCTCCCCGATCTGGGTCGACGATTCGACCATCGTGGCCACTGCCGATGATCACGGCCGCGGAAGCATCTTCATCGGTGGTCTCGATGATGCGCAGCCTCGGAGGCTCGTCGGGGGAGTCGATCAGAAGTATTCGTTCTCGGGACTTGCCCTGCGCGAGGACACCGTCGTGGCGACCGCCTCGGCGATCGATGTCGCACCCCTGCCGATCTCCGTCGACCTCGGCACCGGGGTGATCAGCGAGCTCGCGAATCCGGCGACGGTGCTCGACGAGGAAGGCACCCTCACCGAGGTGGAGGTCCGTGCCGAGGACGGCACGCCGATCCGTGCGTGGTTGGTGCTGCCGGAGGGGGAGGGGCCGCATCCGCTCGTCGTCTTCGCGCACGGCGGACCGTGGGGGTCGTGGAATGCGTGGACCTACAGATGGAACCCCGGCCCCTTCGCGGCTGCCGGGTATGCGGTGCTGCTGCCGGATCCGGCGATCTCCACCGGCTACGGGCAGGCGATGATCGATCGCGGTCAGCAGCAGCTCGGCGGCACACCATTCACAGACATCATGACGCTGACCGAGGCCGCGGGGAAGCGGACGGACATCGATTCCGAACGCATCGCCCTGGCCGGCGGGTCCTACGGCGGGTACATGGCCAACTGGGTGGCCGGGCACACCGGCAGCGCGTTCAAGTGCATCGTCACCCACGCCTCACTGTGGAACACCACGTCGATGGGTCGAACGACGGACAATTCGTCCTGGGATCAGGCGATGCGGGAGCAGTCGGCGCAGTATTCGCCGCACCTCTTCGCCGAAGACATCGAGGTGCCGATGCTCGTCATCCACGGTGACAAGGACTACCGCGTGCCGATCGGACAGGGGCAGGAACTGTGGCTGGATCTGCTCACTCAGGCGAAGACTCCGCTCGACGCCGATGGCGACACTCAGCATCGTTTCCTCTATTTCCCAGACGAGGGGCATTGGATCCTCGGCCGCGGGAATGCCGAGGTCTGGTACCGCACCGTGCTCGCGTTCCTCGATACGCATGTGCTCGGCATCGACGCGAACCGAGTCCGCACTCTGGGGTGA
- a CDS encoding N-acetylglucosamine-6-phosphate deacetylase — MTQTEQIPAEAIIHNACILDGDRATFTEETADAWIAIADGTVAERGRGDGWKDRVASGRGEVIDAAGGYVAPAFVDIHCHGAGGASAEGGAEAIDAILDVHRAHGTGRLAMSFVSDTIEGLCRSLRAGAGLVHDRAMVMGLHAEGPFLSPDFRGAHAPEVLAPPTSEAVEAILEAADGTLAQITIAPELPGALDAIARFSAAGVRVAVGHTAADFELTAQAFDAGASILTHAFNAMPGIHHRAPGPVLAAAEAENVTVELINDGVHVVAPVARMLNELVPGRLALITDAMAATGLHDGSYHLGSLPVEVKDSVARLVTADGTQGAIAGSTLTMDAAVQRAVAEVGLSPFEAVRAASSVPLHAVGGAADADSLLAVGMPADLLILDQDMSIRGSRIGG; from the coding sequence ATGACACAGACCGAACAGATCCCCGCCGAGGCGATCATCCACAATGCGTGCATACTCGACGGTGATCGGGCGACGTTCACCGAGGAGACCGCCGATGCGTGGATCGCGATCGCAGACGGAACGGTCGCTGAACGGGGTCGCGGGGACGGCTGGAAGGACAGAGTCGCCTCGGGGAGGGGCGAGGTCATCGACGCGGCCGGCGGATACGTGGCTCCCGCGTTCGTCGATATCCACTGTCACGGTGCGGGCGGCGCGAGTGCCGAAGGCGGGGCCGAGGCGATCGATGCGATCCTCGACGTGCATCGGGCTCATGGCACCGGCCGGCTCGCAATGTCTTTCGTCTCGGACACGATCGAGGGTCTGTGTCGGTCTTTGCGCGCGGGTGCGGGGCTCGTCCATGATCGGGCCATGGTCATGGGTCTGCATGCGGAAGGTCCGTTCCTGTCCCCGGATTTCAGGGGTGCGCATGCGCCAGAGGTGCTCGCACCGCCGACTTCGGAGGCGGTCGAGGCGATCCTCGAGGCGGCGGATGGAACTCTCGCGCAGATCACCATTGCGCCCGAACTTCCCGGTGCTCTCGACGCGATCGCTCGGTTCTCTGCGGCAGGGGTGCGTGTGGCCGTCGGTCACACGGCCGCCGACTTCGAGCTGACCGCGCAGGCGTTCGACGCGGGCGCGAGCATTCTCACTCACGCGTTCAATGCGATGCCCGGCATTCATCACCGTGCTCCGGGGCCGGTTCTGGCTGCGGCCGAGGCCGAGAATGTCACCGTCGAACTCATCAATGACGGTGTCCATGTCGTCGCTCCGGTCGCCCGTATGCTCAACGAACTCGTGCCCGGTCGCCTGGCGCTCATCACCGATGCTATGGCCGCGACCGGTCTGCACGATGGGAGCTATCACCTCGGCTCGCTCCCGGTCGAAGTCAAGGATTCGGTAGCCCGTCTGGTCACCGCGGATGGCACTCAGGGTGCCATTGCGGGGTCCACGCTGACGATGGATGCTGCCGTGCAGCGGGCCGTCGCCGAGGTGGGACTCAGCCCGTTCGAGGCTGTGCGGGCCGCGAGCTCCGTGCCCCTGCATGCAGTGGGCGGCGCTGCCGACGCGGACAGCCTGCTGGCAGTCGGAATGCCGGCTGACCTCTTGATTCTTGATCAGGACATGAGCATCCGAGGATCGCGGATCGGCGGCTGA
- a CDS encoding HNH endonuclease signature motif containing protein — translation MTLTPERSSGQSDRNSDKSLQTSGHPLLADEEWADLSRFAPEVTSSITQLMSLKDELRAFDRPMGPDQAIMLVDGVEAITRINDALSTLALSVCERVGTPSDFGAKSTKSLIENRFNLTSAEANRRTDMAKNLGGRVDMAGQALPPLYPVVADALHAGTISAAQASVIEDCMRKLPTWVSQAIRTDVESRLVSNAPKVRLKDLREIFSKLMGYIDPDGEEPKDSADRSAYNMSMRAKANGDWELRGLLDPVTGGTLNGLLTSRIQSAEEADQDGVAATADGTDTTVGAASAPGAAGVWNSAAEASTATDEGTGSPLPDKELLEIVDAVLSGDRYDAKRVPEPDLKAVRKAGNTDAIPGVGIREDGGIVDVSAEQPSAREWIYERFAGLVTTIDKQRTAAGAPYALVINATAEDLAKGTGHGTTGADNPIPIKELMRNGLNGSLFFHLMSDKAKTMQVATEQRFANRKQLAVITARDRGCTFPGCDAPPGWCDANHVLPFAQGGKTEINNLALLCGYHHHLLDRSDWETRMLFDGRPAYIPPAAKDPTRTPILHARFIADDIVDTLFDK, via the coding sequence ATGACCCTCACTCCCGAACGCAGCTCCGGTCAATCCGATCGGAACTCCGACAAGTCTCTCCAGACCAGCGGTCACCCGCTGCTGGCCGACGAGGAGTGGGCAGATCTCAGCCGCTTCGCGCCCGAGGTCACCTCTTCCATCACTCAGCTGATGAGCCTCAAGGATGAGCTGCGCGCGTTCGACCGTCCCATGGGGCCGGACCAGGCCATCATGCTCGTAGATGGCGTCGAAGCGATCACACGCATCAATGATGCATTGTCGACACTTGCGCTCTCCGTCTGCGAGCGCGTCGGGACGCCCAGCGACTTCGGCGCCAAGTCGACGAAGTCGCTCATCGAGAACCGTTTCAACCTCACCAGCGCGGAGGCGAATCGTCGGACGGATATGGCCAAGAACCTCGGCGGTCGTGTCGACATGGCAGGACAGGCGCTTCCGCCTCTCTACCCGGTCGTCGCGGATGCGCTCCATGCCGGCACCATCTCTGCCGCACAGGCGTCCGTCATCGAAGACTGCATGCGAAAGCTGCCCACGTGGGTCAGTCAGGCGATCCGCACCGACGTCGAGTCGCGACTGGTCAGCAACGCACCCAAGGTCCGCCTCAAGGACCTGCGCGAGATCTTCAGCAAGCTCATGGGGTACATCGACCCGGACGGCGAGGAGCCGAAGGACTCAGCAGACCGCTCTGCATACAACATGTCCATGCGCGCCAAGGCCAACGGCGACTGGGAGCTGCGTGGACTGCTCGACCCCGTCACCGGCGGCACGCTCAACGGACTGCTGACCTCGCGCATCCAATCTGCTGAAGAGGCCGATCAGGACGGTGTCGCTGCGACTGCAGACGGGACCGACACGACGGTTGGTGCCGCCAGTGCTCCGGGTGCTGCGGGTGTTTGGAACTCTGCTGCCGAAGCCTCCACCGCCACTGATGAGGGGACAGGCTCGCCGCTTCCCGACAAAGAGCTGCTCGAGATCGTCGATGCGGTGCTCTCCGGCGACCGCTATGACGCGAAGCGCGTTCCGGAACCCGACCTCAAGGCCGTTCGCAAAGCCGGAAATACGGATGCCATCCCCGGCGTTGGCATCCGCGAGGACGGCGGAATCGTCGATGTCAGCGCCGAACAGCCTTCGGCCCGCGAATGGATCTACGAACGATTCGCCGGCCTCGTCACCACGATCGACAAGCAACGGACGGCTGCAGGAGCGCCTTATGCTCTCGTCATCAACGCCACCGCCGAAGATCTGGCCAAGGGCACGGGCCACGGCACCACAGGCGCCGACAATCCCATTCCCATCAAGGAACTGATGAGAAACGGTCTCAACGGCTCGCTGTTCTTCCACCTCATGAGCGACAAGGCTAAGACGATGCAGGTGGCCACAGAACAGCGCTTCGCCAATCGCAAACAGCTGGCAGTGATCACCGCCCGTGACCGAGGTTGCACCTTCCCCGGCTGTGATGCCCCTCCCGGTTGGTGCGACGCGAACCATGTGCTGCCTTTCGCGCAAGGTGGCAAGACGGAGATCAACAACCTCGCGCTCCTCTGCGGCTATCACCACCACCTGCTCGACCGCAGCGATTGGGAGACCCGGATGCTCTTCGATGGCCGGCCGGCCTACATCCCGCCTGCCGCAAAGGACCCCACTCGTACGCCGATCCTCCACGCCCGCTTCATCGCGGACGACATCGTCGACACCTTGTTCGACAAATAG
- a CDS encoding glycine betaine ABC transporter substrate-binding protein, with translation MKRRFLTPIVAAVAALGLALTGCSQEASKDDGGSGDKGDIKLGYVTGWTDGQSISLLLEDQLGKMGYNVETETFNDAAVLYAGVANGDIDMYPSSWPEVTHKQYIDEYGDDLEDLGAYYNNAVLTIAVPKYMKDINSIEDLKGKGKDFGGEIIGIEPGAGLTKATKAMIPEYGLDGEYELVTSSTAAMLTELGNATEAKKDIVVTLWRPFWANNEYPVKDLKDPKGAMGDPEKLHFTATKGFGEEFSDAADYIGNIKLDDKQYGELEDLVVNKYKDDGKKAIAEWLKANPDAYEGELPDEK, from the coding sequence ATGAAGAGAAGATTCCTCACCCCGATCGTCGCTGCAGTCGCAGCCCTCGGCCTTGCTCTGACCGGCTGCTCGCAGGAAGCGTCGAAGGACGACGGCGGAAGCGGCGACAAGGGCGACATCAAGCTCGGCTACGTCACCGGCTGGACCGACGGCCAGAGCATCTCGCTTCTGCTCGAAGATCAGCTGGGCAAGATGGGCTACAACGTCGAGACCGAGACCTTCAACGACGCCGCCGTCCTATATGCCGGTGTCGCCAACGGCGATATCGACATGTATCCGTCATCGTGGCCCGAGGTCACGCACAAGCAGTACATCGACGAATACGGTGACGACCTCGAAGATCTCGGCGCCTACTACAACAACGCCGTCCTCACGATCGCCGTCCCGAAGTACATGAAGGACATCAACTCGATCGAGGACCTCAAGGGCAAGGGCAAGGATTTCGGCGGCGAGATCATCGGAATCGAGCCCGGTGCCGGTCTGACGAAGGCCACCAAGGCGATGATTCCCGAATACGGTCTCGATGGCGAATACGAACTCGTCACCTCGTCGACCGCCGCCATGCTCACCGAGCTCGGCAATGCGACCGAAGCGAAGAAGGACATCGTCGTCACCCTGTGGCGTCCGTTCTGGGCGAACAACGAGTACCCGGTCAAGGATCTCAAGGACCCGAAGGGCGCGATGGGCGACCCGGAGAAGCTCCACTTCACCGCGACCAAGGGCTTCGGTGAAGAGTTCTCCGATGCCGCCGACTACATCGGCAACATCAAGCTCGATGACAAGCAGTACGGAGAGCTCGAGGACCTGGTCGTCAACAAGTACAAGGATGATGGCAAGAAGGCCATCGCCGAGTGGCTGAAGGCCAACCCCGACGCCTACGAAGGCGAGCTGCCTGACGAGAAGTGA
- a CDS encoding ferredoxin reductase domain-containing protein, protein MDALLLIDTDDASYPSDDAMETLGDIVTRTRAVGGVLIFASTKADLVDTPDEELSIFVPDEEDLVLRSGSPDIFEGVDDLAAGLHDLSVDRIIIAGADATVGEAGTGGDGATAADGVTAGPASQKGGATADQVEGATDGSADSANASGAVYASAMAALVCNFDVVVLSDSTTDPDGNLVAWGDAAAGAGAMVKKTADTWLRM, encoded by the coding sequence ATGGATGCCCTGCTCCTCATTGACACTGACGACGCCAGTTACCCCAGCGATGACGCCATGGAGACTCTCGGCGATATCGTCACCCGCACCCGCGCTGTGGGCGGTGTGCTCATCTTCGCTTCGACTAAGGCTGACCTGGTCGACACTCCCGACGAGGAGCTGAGCATCTTCGTGCCCGACGAAGAGGACCTCGTGCTCCGTTCCGGGAGCCCCGATATCTTCGAAGGCGTCGACGACCTGGCTGCGGGTCTGCACGACCTGTCCGTCGACCGGATCATCATCGCCGGCGCCGACGCCACAGTAGGGGAGGCCGGAACTGGAGGTGACGGAGCCACCGCTGCTGATGGCGTCACTGCTGGCCCTGCCTCTCAAAAGGGAGGCGCCACCGCTGACCAGGTGGAGGGCGCCACGGACGGCAGTGCTGACTCGGCGAACGCCTCCGGTGCCGTCTACGCCTCGGCGATGGCTGCCCTTGTCTGCAACTTCGATGTGGTCGTCCTTTCCGACTCCACCACTGACCCCGATGGCAACCTCGTCGCCTGGGGCGATGCTGCCGCTGGTGCCGGTGCCATGGTCAAGAAGACCGCCGATACCTGGCTGCGGATGTAG
- a CDS encoding ABC transporter permease, translated as MENIRIPIGAWVDTAFDWLKENVAWFFDAVTWLFNFLIEVLTDVLVDLHPLVIIILLALIGWIFRSWQMAVGTLITLFFIMTMDQWVAAMQTLALIIIAAVIAIIIAVPVGILAARSNRASAVIKPILDFMQTMPAFVYLIPAVTFFGIGVVPGLVATVIFALPPGVRFTELGIRGVDSETVEAGQSFGATPGQILRGVQLPLATPTIMAGINQVIMLALAMAVIAGMVGADGLGKNVVEAIATQNLPLGVEAGLGVVIIAVYLDRVTAALGNAKDYPRSLVAGMRRRSAKNKAAAAAA; from the coding sequence ATGGAGAACATCAGAATTCCGATCGGAGCCTGGGTCGATACAGCCTTCGACTGGCTCAAGGAGAACGTCGCCTGGTTCTTCGACGCCGTCACCTGGCTGTTCAACTTCCTCATCGAGGTCCTCACCGATGTACTCGTCGACCTCCACCCGCTCGTCATCATCATTCTGCTGGCGCTCATCGGCTGGATCTTCCGCTCGTGGCAGATGGCCGTGGGCACTCTCATCACCCTGTTCTTCATCATGACGATGGACCAATGGGTAGCCGCGATGCAGACCCTAGCGCTGATCATCATCGCCGCCGTCATCGCCATCATCATCGCCGTCCCGGTCGGCATCCTGGCCGCACGCAGCAACAGAGCTTCAGCGGTCATCAAACCGATCCTCGACTTCATGCAGACGATGCCGGCATTCGTCTACCTCATCCCTGCCGTCACCTTCTTCGGCATCGGCGTCGTTCCCGGCCTCGTGGCAACGGTGATCTTCGCTCTGCCGCCGGGTGTGCGCTTCACTGAGCTCGGCATCCGCGGAGTCGATTCGGAGACGGTCGAGGCCGGACAGTCCTTCGGTGCGACTCCCGGCCAGATCCTCCGCGGAGTCCAGCTGCCGTTGGCCACACCGACGATCATGGCCGGCATCAACCAGGTCATCATGCTCGCACTGGCCATGGCTGTCATCGCCGGCATGGTCGGCGCCGACGGACTCGGAAAGAACGTCGTCGAAGCGATCGCCACTCAGAACCTGCCGCTCGGTGTCGAAGCCGGACTCGGTGTCGTGATCATCGCGGTCTACCTCGATCGCGTCACCGCGGCCCTGGGCAATGCGAAGGACTACCCGCGCTCGCTCGTTGCAGGGATGCGTCGTCGCAGCGCGAAGAACAAGGCAGCTGCGGCAGCGGCCTGA
- a CDS encoding copper chaperone PCu(A)C encodes MRKNITLALALPIAVAIGLAGCGQDDSKAAGSTQTDGGSSTSAKSSESAVDAEALSFDGAWVKSADDGMTGVFGELKNNTDADINLVEAKYADAEMVQLHETEGDGSGGMSMQEKEGGFTIPAGESLRFEPGGDHIMIMGLKKAIKPGEQIKLDLVTADDETVEVTAVAKEYSGAQEDYAPGEAEGSSDDHSDHGEHGDDGKHTGGDSGDQEDSDHGDHGDH; translated from the coding sequence ATGCGAAAGAACATCACTCTGGCCCTTGCCCTGCCCATCGCCGTCGCCATCGGCCTGGCAGGCTGCGGCCAAGACGACAGCAAGGCCGCCGGTTCGACACAGACCGACGGAGGCAGCTCTACTTCGGCGAAATCCTCGGAAAGCGCGGTCGACGCCGAAGCGCTAAGCTTCGACGGCGCTTGGGTCAAGTCCGCCGACGACGGAATGACCGGAGTCTTCGGGGAACTGAAGAACAACACCGACGCCGACATCAACCTCGTCGAGGCGAAATACGCGGACGCGGAGATGGTCCAACTCCACGAAACCGAAGGCGACGGCTCCGGCGGAATGTCCATGCAGGAGAAAGAGGGCGGCTTCACCATCCCGGCCGGGGAGAGCCTCCGCTTCGAGCCCGGAGGCGATCACATCATGATCATGGGACTGAAGAAGGCGATCAAACCGGGCGAGCAGATCAAGCTCGATCTCGTCACCGCCGATGACGAGACCGTCGAGGTCACGGCCGTGGCCAAGGAGTACTCGGGAGCCCAGGAAGACTACGCGCCCGGTGAGGCCGAAGGTTCCAGCGATGACCACAGCGACCATGGTGAGCACGGCGACGACGGCAAACACACCGGCGGCGACAGCGGAGATCAGGAGGACTCCGACCACGGAGACCATGGTGACCACTGA